A genomic window from Fusarium falciforme chromosome 2, complete sequence includes:
- a CDS encoding 3-hydroxyisobutyrate dehydrogenase, which produces MRPSTRLGSLVLRRGFASSARRLDNYAFVGLGQMGYQMAKNLQSKLKPSDKVSIFDINPESMKGLETEMKAASTGAAVELAASAFDASKDADTVITVLPEPQHVQGVYKSIITNSLPKKDRVFIDCSTIDPSTSRQVAKTVTSAGQGTFVDAPMSGGVVGATAGTLTFMLGSPPSLVPRLEPVLLLMGKKVLHCGEQGAGLSAKLANNYLLALNNIATAEAMNLGMQWGLDPKKLAGVINVSTGKCWPSEVNNPVAGVVETAPANRDYRGGFGIGLMKKDLRLAIVAAEEAGARMELAKTAFAVYEAAEKEERCQGRDFSVVYRYLGGKEE; this is translated from the exons ATGAGACCTTCAACACGACTTGGAAGCCTTGTGCTTCGACGAGGCTTTGCCAGTTCAGCACGACGACTGGATAACTATGCCTTTGTCGGCCTGGGACAGATG GGTTACCAAATGGCCAAGAACCTGCAATCCAAGTTAAAGCCCTCGGACAAGGTGTCCATCTTTGACATCAATCCCGAGTCCATGAAGGGCCTTGAGACGGAGATGAAGGCTGCCTCAACTGGTGCGGCGGTTGAGCTGGCTGCCAGCGCGTTTGATGCCTCCAAAGATGCT GATACCGTCATCACCGTCCTCCCCGAACCTCAGCATGTCCAGGGTGTCTACAAGTCTATAATTACAAACTCTCTCCCTAAGAAGGACCGTGTTTTTATTGACTGCTCAACCATTGACCCCTCGACTTCCCGTCAAGTTGCCAAGACCGTCACTTCAGCTGGTCAAGGCACATTTGTCGACGCCCCCATGTCCGGTGGTGTCGTAGGAGCTACTGCCGGAACTCTTACCTTTATGCTCggttctcctccatctcttgtCCCTCGGTTAGAGCCCGTCCTACTCCTCATGGGCAAGAAGGTCCTCCACTGCGGTGAGCAGGGCGCTGGTCTCTCAGCCAAGCTCGCCAACAACTACCTCCTAGCCCTCAACAACATCGCcaccgccgaggccatgaaCCTGGGAATGCAATGGGGTCTGGACCCCAAGAAGCTGGCGGGCGTCATCAACGTGAGCACGGGCAAGTGCTGGCCGAGCGAGGTCAACAACCCCGTGGCGGGCGTCGTCGAGACGGCCCCGGCAAACCGAGATTACCGCGGTGGCTTCGGAATCGGTCTCATGAAGAAGGACCTTAGACTCGCCATCGTtgcggccgaggaggcggGTGCGAGGATGGAGCTGGCAAAGACGGCGTTTGCGGTGTatgaggctgctgagaaggaggaaagGTGTCAGGGGCGGGACTTTTCGGTCGTTTACAGGTATCTGGGCGGCAAGGAGGAATAG
- a CDS encoding HTH APSES-type domain-containing protein: protein MAPNAERMLPTKHNPLMMEDIPDYTDLVARRRLGQTKLTPKMVGTGEAEQTSLGVFDYAHLRAPLPKGIVSGIFKSSPNSYFLMRRSFDGYVSATGMFKATFPYAEAADEEAERKFIKSLATTSPEETAGNIWIPPEQALALADEYQITPWIRALLDPAKISVTSTADSPPKNITAPPKFDPVKSSQPTLAPPTPTVIPRTTRSRRSASPTKTTRRAAASPRKRSLRTKVEAVETITEKTDLVNGETKETKQEDIVMQSTEFEPAIVLEPKEEEPKVKVHVEEEVSTDADGIETKHTVTEVELPLPTAGEPPSAEEIAQMMEAAKEMVQKNKEEEQQAKAETEGEEAQEEAPEAEEAPPSAKKSKRKAADISVGDKDAADKTEETREEEQPRAKKVKTEAELRKEKVKNRALLGLGATVAVGAIVPWLMNFI, encoded by the exons ATGGCCCCCAACGCTGAGCGCATGCTTCCTACGAAGCACAACCCTCTCATGATGGAGGACATCCCAGATT ATACGGATCTGGTTGCGCGCCGACGCCTCGGACAGACCAAGCTGACACCTAAGATGGTCGGCACTGGTGAGGCTGAGCAGACGTCTCTTGGCGTCTTCGACTACGCCCATCTGCGGGCTCCTCTGCCCAAGGGTATCGTCTCGGGCATCTTCAAGTCGAGCCCCAACAGCTACTTCCTGATGCGCCGCAGCTTTGACGGTTACGTTTCGGCCACCGGCATGTTCAAGGCCACCTTCCCATACGCCGAAGcggccgacgaggaagcTGAGCGCAAGTTTATCAAGTCCCTGGCGACTACGAGCCCCGAAGAGACGGCCGGAAACATCTGGATCCCCCCGGAGCAGgctctcgccctcgccgatGAGTATCAGATTACCCCTTGGATCCGCGCCCTGCTCGATCCCGCCAAGATCTCGGTCACCAGCACCGCGGATTCACCACCCAAGAACATCACGGCGCCCCCCAAGTTTGACCCGGTCAAGTCGTCACAGCCTACCCTGGCTCCTCCTACTCCAACTGTCATTCCTCGAACTACTCGGTCTCGCCGCTCAGCCAGCCCCACCAAGACCACGAGGCGCGCAGCGGCATCGCCCCGAAAGCGAAGCCTCCGAaccaaggtcgaggccgTTGAGACCATCACCGAGAAGACCGATCTCGTTAACGGTGAGACCAAGGAGACCAAGCAGGAGGACATTGTCATGCAGTCGACCGAGTTTGAGCCCGCCATCGTTCTGgagcccaaggaggaggagcccaaggtcaaggttcaCGTTGAGGAGGAAGTGTCAACCGATGCGGACGGAATTGAGACCAAGCACACCGTGACCGAGGTCGAGCTTCCTCTGCCCACTGCTGGCGAGCCGCCCAGCGCTGAGGAGATTGCCCAGATGATggaggctgccaaggagatggtgcagaagaacaaggaggaggagcaacaggccaaggccgagacaGAGGGCGAAGAGGCGCAAGAAGAGGCGCCCGAGGCAGAAGAGGCACCTCCTTCTGCTAAGAAGAGCAAGCGAAAGGCTGCCGATATCTCAGTAGGCGACAAGGACGCCGCCGACAAGACCGAAGAGACTCGAGAAGAGGAACAGCCCAGGGCAAAGAAGGTCAAGACAGAGGCTGAGCTACGGAAAGAAAAGGTCAAGAACCGAGCACTGCTCGGACTGGGTGCCACCGTTGCGGTTGG CGCTATTGTCCCTTGGCTCATGAACTTTATCTAA
- a CDS encoding Serine/threonine-protein phosphatase yields MPGLPSSVDLDECISRLYKKELLAESVIEAICAKTKELLMRESNVVHVRAPITVVGDIHGQFFDLIEIFRIGGYCPDTNYLFLGDYVDRGMFSVETISLLVCLKLRYPNRVHLIRGNHESRGVTQSYGFYTECSRKYGNANVWHYFTDMFDFLTLSVVINDQIFCVHGGLSPSIHSIDQIKIIDRFREIPHEGPMADLVWSDPDPERDEFSLSPRGAGYTFGAQVVKKFLAVNNMSHILRAHQLCQEGFQVLYDDRLSTVWSAPNYCYRCGNMASVLEVSDTGERFFNVFAAAPENDMHKELQPGNEKSADGNALPDYFL; encoded by the exons ATGCCTGGGCTACCAT CATccgtcgacctcgacgagtGCATCTCGCGCCTGTACAAGAAGGAGCTCCTCGCCGAGTCCGtcatcgaggccatctgCGCAAAGACAAAGGAGCTTCTGATGCGCGAGAGCAATGTCGTCCACGTCCGCGCCCCCATCACCGTCGTCGGCGACATCCACGGCCAGTTCTTTGATCTGATCGAGATCTTTCGCATCGGCGGGTACTGCCCCGACACAAACTACCTCTTCCTCG GAGACTATGTCGACCGCGGCATGTTCAGCGTGGAGACCATCTCGCTGCTTGTGTGTTTAAAACTACGATACCCCAATCGCGTGCATCTGATCCGCGGGAACCACGAGTCGCGCGGCGTCACCCAGTCATATGGCTTCTACACCGAGTGCTCGCGCAAGTATGGCAACGCCAACGTGTGGCACTACTTTACCGACATGTTTGACTTTTTGACTTTGAGTGTCGTCATCAACGACCAAATATTCTGCGTCCACGGCG GCctctccccctccatccatTCTATCGACCAAATCAAAATCATAGATCGCTTCCGCGAGATCCCCCACGAAGGCCCCATGGCCGACCTCGTCTGGTCCGACCCCGACCCCGAGCGCGACGAGTTCTCCCTCTCCCCGCGAGGTGCTGGCTACACGTTTGGAGCCCAGGTGGTTAAGAAGTTCCTGGCCGTCAACAACATGTCGCACATCCTCAGGGCCCACCAGCTCTGCCAAGAAGGCTTCCAAGTGCTCTACGACGACCGGCTCAGCACCGTCTGGAGCGCCCCCAACTACTGCTACCGCTGCGGCAACATGGCCAGCGTTCTCGAGGTTAGCGATACAGGGGAGCGTTTCTTTAACGTCTTTGCAGCCGCCCCCGAGAATGACATGCATAAGGAGCTGCAGCCCGGGAACGAAAAGTCTGCCGACGGTAATGCCTTGCCAGACTATTTCCTCTGA
- a CDS encoding CCHC-type domain-containing protein, which translates to MPDSAPGQTRPDEARCYNCGTSGHWAIACPEPTRETPAGLAAWRNANTSGQGGHKEQHGGSKKSKGPIITKYAPTPAPGSVVTRYGPPPGYGPPSAPYPGAPSYPPQYPPYGSAAPGYAPGYAPPGYSHSYPPPSYGGPPPGLPPPPGPPAPYGPPPPPQPTQPPGPPPSYSRPYGPPPTPRQDHAPYSSHPPYQSYPPPTPPPYGQHAPPYPSPFPPHSAPPGYGHPPPPRPGPSPGPPPTPQPSRASGSPPIPRPNTVSTLPLPPSLPPKPSLPPKPPQPGRRRDFPDHSRDHRNRRRHERHNRNHDNRQKKNQPHPRQPERQPEQKPRENPQRPETKAPNLPKPTPSPKQEQTAQPDAKQESSTPIEKVETKKSDTEVSKTVAPQVVPDTTSNNATDADDLEWDEKTVFKELETAHPPDEVGKPLPAEYNDEVLLPRKWDAKCIESDYVQADNIEEYVKPIHETPYWPSIEFDPAFVRDGKLPSGEAVSGLPAEFPPKGPEAVRSESSESGEVHEQRSKRGHSSDNDRAERPLKRQRSRSASNPSRKGSNDGDSSRRDRQGVKRRSRRDSSGHRGTEARERDRRSPERTTSYHRDRSRDRSRGRSRDRSRGRSRTRTHTPASRSVSNASSGLDSLEAELLGRDIKAKTPEETPKRKPSGGSKPKRRQTKLDSAYSRRW; encoded by the exons ATGCCCGACTCGGCCCCAGGCCAGACACGGCCAGACGAGGCTCGCTGCTATAACTGCGGCACCTCTGGCCATTGGGCTATCGCATGTCCAGAGCCTACTCGAGAAACACCAGC AGGTCTCGCGGCTTGGAGGAATGCCAATACTTCGGGTCAAGGGGGCCACAAGGAGCAGCATGGAGGTTCGAAAAAGTCCAAGGGGCCCATTATCACCAAGTACGCCCCTACTCCAGCTCCAGGATCAGTTGTGACCAGATACGGGCCTCCGCCCGGCTATGGTCCTCCGTCTGCGCCTTACCCCGGAGCTCCCTCCTATCCTCCCCAGTACCCTCCATATGGATCTGCAGCTCCCGGTTATGCGCCTGGCTACGCACCTCCGGGTTACTCGCACTCATACCCTCCGCCCTCATACGGCGGTCCGCCTCCAGGTCTCCCACCTCCTCCTGGTCCACCTGCACCATATGGCCCTCCTCCGCCACCTCAACCAACTCAGCCGCCGGGACCACCACCCTCATACTCACGGCCATACGGTCCTCCCCCAACTCCTCGTCAAGACCATGCGCCCTACAGCTCGCACCCGCCATATCAGTCATATCCTCCGCCCACGCCCCCGCCATACGGGCAGCATGCGCCTCCGTATCCCTCTCCCTTCCCTCCTCACAGTGCACCACCTGGGTATGGacatcctccacctcccaGGCCAGGCCCATCTCCAGGACCACCTCCCACACCACAGCCCAGCCGGGCATCAGGATCACCACCTATACCACGCCCAAACACAGTCTCGACGCTTCCCCTGccaccatctcttcctcccaaGCCATCCCTCCCTCCGAAACCACCTCAGCCTGGTCGTCGCCGTGATTTCCCTGACCACTCTCGTGATCACCGGAATAGACGAAGACATGAGCGCCACAACCGTAACCATGATAACCGGCAGAAGAAGaatcagcctcatcctcggcaaCCGGAGCGGCAACCAGAGCAAAAACCTCGCGAAAATCCCCAAAGACCTGAAACAAAAGCTCCAAATCTTCCGAAACCAACCCCATCACCGAAACAGGAGCAAACAGCACAACCCGATGCTAAGCAAGAGTCGAGCACACCCATTGAGAAGGTTGAAACAAAGAAGTCTGACACCGAGGTCTCGAAAACTGTTGCACCACAAGTAGTACCTGACACGACATCCAACAATGCCACTGACGCAGATGACCTGGAATGGGATGAGAAGACAGTCTTCAAAGAGCTAGAAACGGCACATCCACCAGATGAAGTGGGCAAGCCTCTGCCTGCAGAGTACAATGATGAGGTGCTTCTTCCAAGAAAATGGGATGCAAAATGCATCGAATCGGACTATGTCCAGGCTGACAATATCGAGGAGTATGTCAAGCCGATACATGAGACGCCGTATTGGCCATCGATCGAATTCGACCCAGCATTTGTGCGAGATGGCAAGCTCCCCAGCGGAGAAGCGGTATCTGGCCTCCCAGCTGAGTTTCCGCCAAAGGGCCCTGAAGCAGTGCGGAGTGAAAGCTCCGAGAGTGGGGAGGTCCATGAGCAACGCTCCAAACGTGGCCATTCTAGTGACAATGACCGTGCCGAGCGACCTCTCAAGAGACAGAGATCCCGGAGTGCTTCTAACCCCAGCCGCAAAGGATCAAACGACGGGGATTCCAGTCGGCGGGATAGGCAGGGGGTCAAGCGCAGATCACGTCGGGACAGTTCCGGACATCGGGGAACGGAGGCTCGTGAACGAGATCGACGATCTCCCGAAAGAACAACATCTTACCATCGAGATCGGAGTCGAGATCGCAGCAGGGGTCGAAGCAGAGACCGCAGCCGTGGTCGCAGTCGAACACGTACTCATACCCCAGCTTCACGGTCAGTGTCCAACGCCTCATCCGGGCTGGACTCGTTGGAAGCCGAGCTGCTGGGACGAgatatcaaggccaagactccCGAAGAAACACCAAAGCGAAAGCCGTCTGGGGGCAGCAAGCCCAAACGACGTCAAACGAAGCTCGACTCTGCATACAG CCGCCGTTGGTAG